In the genome of Triticum urartu cultivar G1812 chromosome 5, Tu2.1, whole genome shotgun sequence, one region contains:
- the LOC125507963 gene encoding uncharacterized protein LOC125507963 yields the protein MHLSLWKPLSHCAAILLSKNHRRRGGGGGGGGGHGGGNGRRDDPASFLRQLRDALDAASEEGALCPPPDAAGAEEDAAVTRSRSLARLRAQRDFLRATALAAAAGPFRSISDLPLLAHAIATFLSMYPDYASTSDVDRLRLDHYSHLDAPGAGRVCLDYCGFGLFDSSWDSSSSSFTLSELNANLSNHALYGGAEPGTAENDIKDRILEYLNVPASEYALVFTVSRGSAFKLLAECYPFENNRRLLTMFDHESQSVNWMAQSARAKGAKTRTAWFRWPTLKLCSTELRKEIVGKRKARRRDAAVGLFVFPAQSRVTGAKYSYQWMALAQQNGWHVMLDAGALGPKDMDSLGLSLFRPDFIITSFYRVFGSDPTGFGCLLIKKSVIGSLQGRNGCNASGMVRIVPVFPQYLSDSIDEFDAVETEGLEDDPCTPKDENPVPDVRNGSQLPAFSGVYTSAQVRETFESDPGRDSSSDRDGASTIFEETESISVGEVMRSPAFSEDCSSENSFWVDVGQSPLGSEKSGQFKKGKLGSPLPSSWFTGRKGNKRMSPNLASRISRSPLYDGNVISFDAAVLSVSQDVDCLREDPEEEIYENGRGNHFRQVSEIQEEPEVEEVACQHAMNGDLDHKESAIRRETEGEFRLLGRRDGNSRFAGGRLFGVEEIDGAISMGRRVSFNTEANMIADRLHRASDAAEASGYPFRDDDVSDGYDDAQDWSRREPEIICRHIDHVDMMGLNRTTLRLRYLINWLVTSLLQLKLPGLKDSDGVPLVHIYGPKIKYERGAAVAFNLKQSGGAFINAEFVQKIAEKNGISLGIGFLSHIKIDPNQKQSNGALDIPEASFYKNGRRDSKKVTVRVEVVTASLGFLTNFEDVYTMWAFVAKFLDPSFLESERIAIATDQMEAIAAEHMEGQI from the coding sequence ATGCATCTCTCCCTGTGGAAGCCGCTCTCCCACTGCGCCGCCATCCTCCTCTCCAAGAACCACCGGCGGcgtggcggcggaggaggaggaggcggcggccatggcggcggcaACGGCCGGCGCGACGACCCGGCGTCGTTCCTCCGGCAGCTGCGCGACGCGCTGGACGCCGCGTCGGAGGAGGGCGCCCTCTGCccgccgccggacgccgccgGCGCGGAGGAGGACGCCGCCGTCACGCGCTCCCGCTCCCTGGCGCGCCTGCGGGCGCAGCGCGACTTCCTCCGCGCCAccgcgctcgccgccgccgccggcccgttCCGCTCCATCTCCGACCTGCCGCTCCTCGCCCACGCCATAGCCACCTTCCTCTCCATGTACCCGGACTACGCCTCCACCTCCGACGTCGACCGTCTCCGCCTCGACCACTACTCCCACCTCGACGCCCCCGGCGCCGGCAGGGTTTGCCTCGACTACTGCGGCTTCGGCCTCTTCGACTCCAGCTGGGACTCCTCCTCTTCGTCCTTCACATTGTCCGAGCTCAATGCCAATCTGAGCAACCACGCGCTCTACGGCGGCGCTGAGCCCGGCACGGCCGAGAATGACATCAAGGATCGGATCCTGGAGTACTTGAATGTGCCGGCCAGCGAGTACGCCCTGGTGTTCACTGTCAGCCGGGGGTCAGCGTTCAAGCTGCTCGCTGAGTGCTACCCGTTCGAGAACAACCGAAGGCTGCTCACCATGTTCGACCATGAGAGCCAGTCGGTGAACTGGATGGCGCAGAGTGCGCGGGCAAAGGGTGCCAAGACGCGCACCGCATGGTTCCGCTGGCCCACTCTCAAGCTCTGCTCGACGGAGCTGCGCAAGGAGATCGTGGGCAAGAGGAAGGCCAGGCGACGGGATGCTGCAGTCGGATTGTTCGTGTTCCCTGCACAGTCTCGGGTGACCGGCGCCAAGTACTCCTACCAGTGGATGGCGCTGGCGCAGCAGAATGGCTGGCATGTCATGCTTGATGCCGGTGCACTTGGTCCCAAGGACATGGACTCGCTGGGGCTCTCGCTGTTCCGGCCGGACTTCATTATAACCTCATTCTACAGGGTGTTTGGTTCTGACCCAACTGGATTTGGTTGTCTTCTGATCAAGAAGTCGGTTATTGGAAGCTTGCAGGGGAGGAATGGCTGCAATGCCTCTGGGATGGTCAGGATTGTTCCGGTCTTTCCACAGTACCTGAGTGACTCCATCGATGAATTTGATGCAGTGGAGACAGAGGGGCTTGAAGATGACCCTTGCACTCCGAAAGATGAAAATCCAGTGCCTGATGTTCGGAACGGCTCACAGCTTCCAGCATTTTCGGGTGTGTACACTTCTGCTCAGGTCAGAGAGACGTTTGAGAGTGACCCTGGTCGCGACAGCAGCTCGGATAGGGATGGGGCGAGCACCATTTTTGAAGAAACTGAGAGCATATCTGTCGGTGAGGTGATGAGGAGCCCGGCATTCAGCGAGGACTGTTCATCAGAGAACTCTTTCTGGGTTGATGTTGGCCAGAGCCCGTTGGGGTCAGAGAAGTCTGGTCAGTTCAAGAAAGGGAAACTGGGATCACCATTACCATCATCTTGGTTCACTGGCAGAAAGGGTAACAAGAGGATGTCACCTAACCTAGCATCGAGGATATCTAGAAGCCCACTTTATGATGGTAATGTAATTTCTTTTGATGCTGCTGTACTGTCGGTTTCACAAGATGTAGACTGCCTCAGGGAAGACCCTGAAGAAGAAATCTATGAGAATGGCCGGGGAAATCATTTTAGGCAAGTTAGTGAAATCCAAGAGGAGCCAGAGGTTGAAGAGGTTGCATGCCAACATGCCATGAACGGTGATTTGGACCACAAGGAAAGTGCGATAAGAAGGGAGACTGAAGGGGAATTTCGGCTGCTTGGACGGAGGGATGGAAACAGCAGGTTTGCTGGGGGTCGTCTCTTCGGTGTTGAAGAGATTGACGGAGCTATAAGCATGGGGCGCAGAGTTTCATTCAACACTGAGGCGAATATGATAGCTGACAGACTACATCGGGCCTCAGATGCTGCTGAAGCGTCTGGATATCCATTTCGTGATGATGATGTAAGTGATGGGTACGATGATGCTCAAGACTGGAGCAGGAGGGAACCAGAGATAATTTGCAGGCACATTGACCATGTTGATATGATGGGGCTCAACAGAACAACACTTAGGTTAAGGTACCTTATCAATTGGCTAGTAACTTCGCTGTTGCAGCTGAAGCTGCCAGGCTTGAAAGACAGTGATGGAGTTCCTCTTGTCCACATTTATGGTCCAAAGATTAAGTATGAAAGGGGAGCGGCTGTTGCTTTCAATCTGAAGCAAAGTGGTGGTGCTTTCATTAATGCTGAATTTGTCCAGAAGATAGCTGAGAAAAATGGCATATCTCTTGGCATCGGTTTTCTTAGTCATATAAAGATAGACCCAAACCAGAAACAGTCAAATGGAGCACTAGATATACCCGAGGCTTCCTTTTATAAGAATGGTCGCAGAGACAGTAAAAAGGTGACTGTAAGAGTTGAAGTTGTGACTGCTTCgcttggcttcctcactaactttGAAGATGTGTACACGATGTGGGCATTTGTTGCCAAGTTCTTAGATCCTTCATTCCTGGAAAGCGAGCGTATTGCCATAGCTACTGACCAAATGGAGGCCATAGCTGCTGAGCACATGGAAGGGCAAATTTGA
- the LOC125506799 gene encoding B3 domain-containing protein LOC_Os12g40080-like, whose protein sequence is MCVLEVLNGACDFWVLRTAILFICDLCASTAQNIPLDPWQPASLQKSWSDQRMDKSCTRCRDYVAHQYWDHMDNRKKRFFKLMLGNFRNGVTIPEKFVRSVGGKISELVKLETPDGNTYNVHIAKELNNLVLRSGWSKFARVYELQEGDLLRFKYNGDSHFKVEIYDPSACEKETSCVVMNHNPGLQKRSVPRDNPMLSPEGERLAKRHNGCCSDSCKTSKMNPAGTPHKPTKREAPSSEDARSSGELQTSTRSRYFLATGCNLTDAHKVEVNKIEQNIRPEIPLYVKTMSSASLVDGFLVICKDYAIKHLPREDEFITLCHASHSKTWGAHYRINADDTYHLSTGWLGFVDDNQLQKGDTCVFEVLKRQRSFTMAVHLLKASYHHPPGFPASSKSLRPEAKSFRPADKVRLSRFTTLEGLLKTKVYEKVEAIKPEIPVFVSIMMKTNVSSRSPSLAFSLDYAKDFLPGENQIFRLHRPGESAPWKTEFKSFASRRWLVRGWEQFVIDNELELDDVCLFERIENKKKLRMMVHIIRKEEYCADEMMGEKGCESCKKWQEHYYWEHMDVSKTRFFKLMTQDSQQRIRIPDKFASNFIRQMQSPQGFDLKAPSGETWHVGVSKVGNDLFFSSGWVDFAKAHELQENDLLVFTFSGNSFEVLIFDASGCEKLSSLFAGAGMRKHFDGMVGQQVEQYSLSDDSDSDDDDDDDDGTSVPSQLIESRQNVSTLRKFSSRNKPRKDLLPGSPNCSSSCDVKHEETEEEESDDDTYADFDYCYSRVVKQLPDDEKHEIIGLTSLQRGNPAFMTVLLRAHLQRKDNFLVIPSEFVHEHLHMRSHEVLLLRPNREERWHVSYYQGSSSKGFRGQPWVKFIHDNKLHKGDICVFELIKGARNENKKAGTTMTVHVVRRKKSDGRFALVG, encoded by the exons ATGTGTGTCTTGGAAGTGTTGAATGGGGCTTGTGACTTTTGGGTTCTCCGTACAGCCATACTATTTATCTGTGACCTTTGCGCTAGCACTGCTCAGAACATCCCTCTGGATCCGTGGCAACCAGCATCCTTGCAGAAGTCCTG GAGTGATCAGAGGATGGACAAGTCTTGCACACGATGCAGGGATTACGTCGCACATCAATATTGGGACCACATGGATAATCGGAAAAAGCGTTTCTTTAAGCTTATGCTTGGCAATTTCAGGAATGGAGTG ACCATACCAGAGAAGTTTGTGCGCAGTGTCGGGGGAAAGATCTCTGAACTAGTCAAACTAGAAACTCCAGATGGTAATACATATAATGTTCATATTGCCAAGGAACTGAATAATCTAGTCCTTCGATCTGGATGGTCAAAATTTGCCAGAGTTTATGAGCTTCAAGAGGGTGACCTTTTGAGGTTCAAATACAATGGGGACTCCCACTTCAAAGTTGAGATCTATGATCCAAGTGCTTGCGAGAAAGAGACATCCTGCGTTGTAATGAACCACAATCCAGGTCTCCAAAAACGGAGCGTTCCTCGTGATAATCCAATGTTATCACCGGAGGGTGAAAGGTTAGCAAAGCGTCACAATGGTTGCTGCAGCGACAGTTGCAAAACTTCAAAGATGAATCCAGCAGGCACCCCACACAAACCAA CTAAAAGGGAAGCCCCATCTTCTGAAGATGCCAGGAGTTCGGGTGAACTTCAGACTTCCACCAGGTCGCGCTATTTCTTAGCAACAGGGTGCAACCTGACTGATGCACATAAGGTGGAAGTCAACAAAATTGAGCAAAACATCAGGCCTGAGATTCCATTATATGTCAAAACCATGTCCAGTGCGAGTCTGGTTGATGGATTTCTG GTCATATGCAAAGATTACGCTATCAAACACCTTCCACGCGAAGACGAATTCATCACACTTTGCCATGCCAGTCATAGCAAGACATGGGGTGCTCATTACAGGATCAACGCTGATGATACATATCATCTTTCTACCGGCTGGTTGGGATTTGTCGATGACAACCAGTTGCAAAAAGGCGATACTTGCGTGTTTGAAGTATTAAAGAGGCAGAGAAGTTTCACAATGGCAGTTCATCTGCTTAAAGCAAGCTATCATCATCCACCAG GATTTCCCGCTTCTTCCAAGAGTCTTAGGCCTGAAGCCAAGAGTTTTAGGCCTGCAGATAAAGTGAGGTTGTCACGATTCACCACTCTGGAGGGTCTGCTGAAGACTAAAGTATATGAGAAAGTAGAAGCTATTAAGCCTGAAATCCCTGTTTTTGTGTCTATCATGATGAAAACCAATGTTAGCAGCAGAAGCCCCAGTTTG GCCTTCAGTCTGGATTATGCCAAAGATTTTCTCCCTGGTGAGAACCAAATTTTCAGGCTTCACCGGCCCGGGGAAAGCGCTCCATGGAAAACTGAATTCAAGAGCTTTGCTTCAAGGCGTTGGCTTGTTAGAGGCTGGGAGCAGTTTGTCATTGACAACGAACTGGAACTAGACGATGTCTGCCTCTTCGAGCGGATTGAAAACAAGAAGAAGCTCAGGATGATGGTCCACATCATCCGAAAAGAAGAGTACTGT GCAGATGAGATGATGGGTGAGAAAGGGTGCGAGAGCTGCAAGAAGTGGCAGGAGCACTACTACTGGGAGCACATGGATGTGAGCAAGACCAGGTTCTTCAAGCTCATGACACAAGATTCCCAGCAGCGCATT CGCATACCGGACAAGTTCGCGAGCAATTTCATCAGGCAGATGCAGAGCCCACAGGGTTTTGACCTGAAAGCACCAAGCGGCGAAACGTGGCATGTGGGTGTTAGCAAGGTTGGCAATGACCTGTTCTTCAGCTCAGGATGGGTAGATTTTGCCAAGGCTCATGAACTGCAGGAGAATGACCTCCTGGTCTTCACATTCAGTGGCAACTCTTTTGAGGTTCTGATCTTCGACGCGAGCGGCTGCGAGAAACTGTCTTCTCTCTTCGCTGGCGCTGGTATGCGCAAACATTTTGATGGTATGGTGGGTCAACAGGTTGAGCAATACTCTCTTAGTGATGATTCTGattctgatgatgatgatgatgacgacgatggtACAAGTGTGCCGTCTCAGTTGATTGAGTCCCGTCAGAATGTCTCCACTTTAAGGAAATTCAGTAGCCGGAACAAACCAA GGAAAGATCTTCTTCCTGGATCACCAAACTGTAGCAGCTCATGTGATGTTAAGCATGAGGAAACTGAGGAAGAGGAGAGTGATGATGACACATATGCTGACTTCGACTACTGCTACTCGAGGGTTGTGAAGCAACTACCCGACGACGAAAAACATGAAATAATCGGGCTGACTTCGCTGCAACGGGGCAATCCAGCGTTCATGACAGTTCTTCTGAGGGCCCACCTGCAACGCAAGGACAACTTTCTG GTCATCCCCAGTGAATTTGTACACGAACATCTTCACATGAGATCACATGAAGTGCTGCTGCTCAGGCCAAACAGAGAAGAGAGGTGGCATGTCAGCTACTACCAGGGGAGCTCCAGCAAAGGCTTCAGGGGCCAACCCTGGGTCAAGTTCATCCACGACAACAAACTGCACAAGGGGGATATCTGCGTCTTCGAGCTGATCAAAGGCGCGAGGAATGAGAACAAGAAGGCCGGGACGACGATGACCGTCCATGTTGTCAGGAGGAAGAAGTCCGACGGTCGGTTTGCCTTAGTGGGCTAA